The following proteins are co-located in the Equus caballus isolate H_3958 breed thoroughbred chromosome 15, TB-T2T, whole genome shotgun sequence genome:
- the LOC138917684 gene encoding OTU domain-containing protein 6A-like isoform X1: protein MVRRHHLEKKELQARPRSDRKGRKQLLLDVAGLEATTEPRHQQELEKLQKNFPDDSNLDSVTEDLAKMDLEAQPPRLSRAQRRRERRGGVRGSGPSFAVTRERSLPPSWRPRLERWRRSSWRPLHVPRRPRPAGVLGNGEPAAPPADGLRKHGGGDFRPFFSDSENGDADSRDDFLGSCDIVRARRGEARSAEGLSRVLRAPIEGIQAHSPVPVPGRSTPTRRGSSAPCASPDPGSAAPRLFQALLGPMVLRSPPPVLSPSPPPPLELKPPLRLLTTRSLQKASRDVQRLWKLPGSS from the exons ATGGTACGACGCCACCACCTCGAGAAGAAAGAGCTGCAGGCCCGACCCAGGAGCGAccggaaaggaaggaagcagctgCTCCTCGACGTGGCCGGTCTTGAGGCCACAACGGAGCCCAGGCACCAGCAGGAACTAGAGAAGCTCCAAAAGAATTTTCCTGATGACAGCAACCTCGATTCTGTCACTGAAGATCTTGCCAAGATGGATCTCGAGGCCCAGCCGCCCCGCCTCTCAAGGGCACAAAGAAGGCGCGAAAGACGGGGCGGCGTGAGAGGATCCGGGCCCAGCTTCGCCGTGACCAGGGAAAGAAGCTTACCGCCATCCTGGAGGCCACGACTCGAGAGATGGAGGAGATCCAGCTGGCGGCCACTGCACGTGCCGCGCCGTCCAAGACCAGCTGGTGTCCTTGGGAACGGGGAGCCCGCGGCGCCGCCCGCCGACGGCCTGAGGAAGCACGGCGGCGGCGACTTCCGGCCCTTCTTCAGCGACTCCGAAAACGGCGACGCCGACAGTCGCGACGACTTCCTGGGTTCCTGCGACATCGTGCGAGCGCGTCGTGGGGAGGCCCGCTCCGCCGAGGGCCTGTCGCGCGTCCTGCGGGCCCCCATCGAGGGGATCCAGGCCCACTCTCCCGTCCCCGTGCCGGGCAGGAGCACGCCAACACGCCGCGGCTCCTCCGCGCCCTGCGCTTCTCCCGACCCGGGGAGCGCCGCCCCGCGCCTCTTCCAGGCCCTTCTAGGCCCCATGGTGCTGCGCAGCCCGCCGCCAGTGCTGtcgccgtcgccgccgccgccgctggaGCTGAAGCCGCCCCTGCGTCTCCTCA CAACAAGAAGTCTGCAGAAGGCCTCCAGGGACGTGCAGAGGTTGTGGAAGTTACCAGGCTCCTCCTAA
- the LOC138917684 gene encoding OTU domain-containing protein 6A-like isoform X2: MVRRHHLEKKELQARPRSDRKGRKQLLLDVAGLEATTEPRHQQELEKLQKNFPDDSNLDSVTEDLAKMDLEAQPPRLSRAQRRRERRGGVRGSGPSFAVTRERSLPPSWRPRLERWRRSSWRPLHVPRRPRPAGVLGNGEPAAPPADGLRKHGGGDFRPFFSDSENGDADSRDDFLGSCDIVRARRGEARSAEGLSRVLRAPIEGIQAHSPVPVPGRSTPTRRGSSAPCASPDPGSAAPRLFQALLGPMVLRSPPPVLSPSPPPPLELKPPLRLLIAGPSS, translated from the exons ATGGTACGACGCCACCACCTCGAGAAGAAAGAGCTGCAGGCCCGACCCAGGAGCGAccggaaaggaaggaagcagctgCTCCTCGACGTGGCCGGTCTTGAGGCCACAACGGAGCCCAGGCACCAGCAGGAACTAGAGAAGCTCCAAAAGAATTTTCCTGATGACAGCAACCTCGATTCTGTCACTGAAGATCTTGCCAAGATGGATCTCGAGGCCCAGCCGCCCCGCCTCTCAAGGGCACAAAGAAGGCGCGAAAGACGGGGCGGCGTGAGAGGATCCGGGCCCAGCTTCGCCGTGACCAGGGAAAGAAGCTTACCGCCATCCTGGAGGCCACGACTCGAGAGATGGAGGAGATCCAGCTGGCGGCCACTGCACGTGCCGCGCCGTCCAAGACCAGCTGGTGTCCTTGGGAACGGGGAGCCCGCGGCGCCGCCCGCCGACGGCCTGAGGAAGCACGGCGGCGGCGACTTCCGGCCCTTCTTCAGCGACTCCGAAAACGGCGACGCCGACAGTCGCGACGACTTCCTGGGTTCCTGCGACATCGTGCGAGCGCGTCGTGGGGAGGCCCGCTCCGCCGAGGGCCTGTCGCGCGTCCTGCGGGCCCCCATCGAGGGGATCCAGGCCCACTCTCCCGTCCCCGTGCCGGGCAGGAGCACGCCAACACGCCGCGGCTCCTCCGCGCCCTGCGCTTCTCCCGACCCGGGGAGCGCCGCCCCGCGCCTCTTCCAGGCCCTTCTAGGCCCCATGGTGCTGCGCAGCCCGCCGCCAGTGCTGtcgccgtcgccgccgccgccgctggaGCTGAAGCCGCCCCTGCGTCTCCTCA ttgcaggtccttctagttga